The Setaria italica strain Yugu1 chromosome IX, Setaria_italica_v2.0, whole genome shotgun sequence genome has a window encoding:
- the LOC101762822 gene encoding peamaclein-like has product MKLQTTATLALLLFLLLAPPSLSVSMAVGSEFCDSNCARRCSKASRHDDCLKYCGICCADCNCVPSGTAGHKDECPCYRDMTTGTGNRTRPKCP; this is encoded by the exons ATGAAGCTTCAGACCACGGCGACCCTggctctcctcctcttcctcctcctggcgCCTCCTTCGCTCAGTGTCTCCATGGCTGTTGGATCAG AATTCTGCGACAGCAATTGCGCGAGGAGGTGCTCCAAGGCGAGCCGGCACGACGACTGCCTCAAGTACTGCGGGATCTGCTGCGCCGACTGCAACTGCGTGCCGTCCGGGACGGCCGGTCACAAGGACGAGTGCCCCTGCTACCGCGACATGACCACCGGCACCGGCAACCGCACCAGGCCCAAGTGCCCATGA